In a single window of the Anaerotruncus rubiinfantis genome:
- a CDS encoding Asp-tRNA(Asn)/Glu-tRNA(Gln) amidotransferase subunit GatC: protein MVTREEIANIALLSKLYVPEDELDALTADMQKMIGFADMISAANVGDTGFDSISGLQNVFREDEVVQSSDRAEILKNAGGGEDGCFVVRRRG from the coding sequence ATGGTTACCAGGGAAGAAATTGCAAACATCGCGCTGCTCTCAAAGCTGTATGTCCCGGAGGACGAACTCGACGCTCTCACCGCGGATATGCAGAAGATGATTGGCTTTGCCGACATGATCAGTGCCGCCAATGTGGGGGACACCGGTTTTGACAGCATCAGCGGCCTTCAGAATGTTTTTCGCGAGGATGAAGTTGTCCAGTCCAGCGACCGCGCTGAAATCCTTAAAAATGCCGGCGGCGGCGAGGACGGCTGCTTTGTCGTGCGCAGAAGGGGGTAG
- the gatA gene encoding Asp-tRNA(Asn)/Glu-tRNA(Gln) amidotransferase subunit GatA, with the protein MIGKLHRMLETREISCAELTEKYLSAIENENANLNAYITVASEEAKKAARLVDARIAAGESLRPLEGIPMTLKDNISTKGILTTCASKILDGYRPIYDAFVWKQLRQQGAVLLGKSNMDEFAMGSSCETSYYGGAANPRSTSYVAGGSSGGVAAAVGGNLAAYGLGSDTGGSIRQPASFCGLVGLKPTYGAVSRFGLIAYGSSLDQVGPITASVEDAALVYDAICGYDPMDSTSQGGKPVSGALKNGVKGLRIGLPDEYYEGLTSSVRAALGDAAKAYESLGAEMVRFPLPELKFALPVYYIIACAEAASNLGRYDGIRYGYQTKDYHGIHEMICKTRSEGFGAEVKRRILLGNYVLSSGYYDAYYKKAQNLRGAIVQAFAKAFETCDVILAPTVPMTAFPRGRKQSDPTEDYLTDICTVPVNIAGLPAVSVPCGQDQKGLPIGMQLIGRAFDEAGILAAAYAYEQSAACVKPCEMGVRL; encoded by the coding sequence ATGATTGGAAAGCTGCACCGGATGCTCGAAACAAGGGAAATCTCCTGCGCTGAACTGACTGAGAAATACCTTTCTGCGATCGAAAACGAAAATGCGAATTTGAACGCTTATATCACTGTCGCTTCGGAGGAAGCGAAAAAGGCGGCGCGGTTGGTGGACGCGCGGATCGCGGCGGGCGAAAGTCTGCGCCCGCTCGAAGGTATCCCGATGACCTTAAAGGACAACATCTCCACCAAAGGGATTTTGACCACCTGCGCGTCGAAAATCCTGGACGGCTACCGCCCCATCTATGACGCGTTCGTCTGGAAACAGCTCAGGCAACAGGGCGCGGTTCTTTTGGGCAAAAGCAACATGGATGAATTCGCAATGGGCTCCTCCTGCGAAACGTCCTATTACGGCGGCGCGGCCAACCCGCGCAGCACCAGCTATGTCGCGGGCGGCTCGTCGGGCGGCGTCGCGGCCGCGGTTGGAGGTAACCTTGCCGCCTATGGGCTCGGCTCGGACACCGGCGGCTCGATCCGCCAGCCGGCCAGCTTCTGCGGGCTTGTGGGGCTCAAACCCACCTACGGCGCGGTCAGCCGGTTCGGGCTGATCGCCTATGGGTCGAGCCTTGACCAGGTCGGGCCGATCACCGCGTCGGTGGAGGATGCCGCGCTCGTCTATGACGCGATCTGTGGCTATGACCCGATGGATTCCACCTCGCAGGGCGGAAAGCCGGTTTCCGGCGCGCTGAAAAACGGTGTGAAGGGGCTGCGGATCGGCCTGCCGGACGAATATTACGAAGGCCTTACCAGCAGCGTGCGTGCGGCGCTCGGGGATGCCGCGAAAGCTTATGAAAGCTTGGGGGCGGAAATGGTGCGTTTCCCGCTGCCGGAGCTTAAATTTGCGCTGCCGGTCTATTACATCATCGCCTGTGCCGAAGCGGCGTCGAACCTCGGCCGGTACGATGGAATCCGTTACGGCTACCAGACGAAGGATTATCACGGCATCCATGAGATGATCTGCAAAACGAGGAGCGAGGGTTTCGGCGCGGAAGTCAAGCGCCGTATTCTGCTGGGAAACTATGTGCTTTCGTCCGGCTACTACGACGCCTATTACAAGAAGGCCCAGAACCTGCGCGGCGCAATTGTGCAGGCGTTTGCAAAGGCATTCGAAACCTGCGACGTGATCCTCGCGCCGACTGTCCCCATGACCGCTTTCCCACGCGGCAGAAAACAGAGTGATCCCACCGAGGATTATCTCACCGACATCTGCACCGTGCCGGTCAACATCGCCGGGCTTCCGGCGGTTTCCGTCCCCTGTGGGCAGGACCAAAAGGGCCTGCCCATCGGTATGCAGCTGATCGGCAGGGCGTTTGACGAGGCGGGAATCCTCGCGGCGGCATACGCTTACGAGCAGAGTGCCGCCTGTGTGAAACCATGTGAAATGGGGGTGCGGTTATGA
- the gatB gene encoding Asp-tRNA(Asn)/Glu-tRNA(Gln) amidotransferase subunit GatB, translated as MKDYELVAGLETHVELSTKTKIFCSCTTAFGSEPNTHCCPICIGLPGTLPKLNREVVNYAIRAGLATNCEISHISKMDRKNYVYPDLSKAYQISQFDQPLCKNGWIELDSGKRIRIHRIHIEEDAGKLVHQRGDTFVDYNRGGVPLIEIVTEPDIRSVDEAREYVEKLQLIMKYIGVSDCKMQEGSLRCDVNISVRPQGSETLGTRAEIKNMNSFAFMQKAMEYEFERQVDLLESGEKVLQETRRYDDSTGTTEGMRGKEDAQDYRYFRDPDLVTIVIDPDEVERLRASLPELPGAKSARYVDAYGLPASDAALLVKYRRVAEFFDEAAQGLQNPKTAANLIVGQMFRRMPTDAEKEACEPGISPRMLHDLAALIESGKLRMNLAKSTFEMMLDTGKPVLELVSESDMAGMDDAALQKACEEVASANPNAVADYRAGKEKAMKALIGGVMKATRGKADAAKAEEILLRLIEQ; from the coding sequence ATGAAAGACTACGAACTGGTAGCGGGGCTGGAAACCCATGTCGAGCTTTCGACCAAGACGAAGATTTTTTGTTCCTGTACCACCGCATTTGGTTCCGAGCCGAATACCCATTGCTGCCCCATCTGCATTGGGCTGCCGGGAACCTTGCCAAAGCTTAACCGTGAGGTTGTAAATTACGCGATTCGGGCGGGGCTTGCCACCAACTGCGAAATCTCTCATATCTCCAAAATGGACCGCAAGAATTACGTCTATCCGGATCTTTCCAAGGCGTACCAGATTTCCCAGTTCGATCAGCCCCTTTGCAAAAACGGCTGGATCGAACTGGATAGCGGCAAACGTATCCGTATCCACCGCATCCATATCGAGGAGGACGCGGGCAAGCTGGTGCACCAGCGCGGGGACACCTTTGTCGATTACAACCGCGGCGGCGTGCCGCTCATTGAGATTGTGACCGAACCGGATATCCGCAGCGTCGATGAGGCGCGCGAATATGTCGAGAAGCTGCAGCTCATCATGAAATATATCGGCGTTTCCGACTGTAAAATGCAGGAGGGATCTCTGCGGTGCGACGTGAACATTTCGGTGCGGCCGCAGGGTTCCGAAACGCTTGGAACCCGCGCCGAAATTAAAAACATGAACTCGTTTGCCTTTATGCAGAAGGCGATGGAATATGAGTTCGAACGCCAGGTGGATCTCCTCGAAAGCGGGGAGAAAGTCCTCCAGGAGACCCGCCGCTATGACGATTCCACAGGAACGACCGAAGGGATGCGCGGAAAAGAGGACGCGCAGGACTACCGGTATTTCCGCGATCCGGATCTTGTGACCATCGTGATCGATCCGGACGAAGTGGAGAGGCTGCGTGCCAGTTTGCCCGAGCTGCCAGGCGCGAAGTCCGCGCGGTATGTGGACGCATACGGCCTGCCCGCGTCTGACGCGGCACTGCTGGTGAAATACCGCAGGGTAGCGGAATTCTTCGACGAGGCGGCCCAAGGCCTGCAAAACCCGAAAACCGCAGCCAATCTGATTGTCGGGCAGATGTTCCGCCGGATGCCGACCGACGCCGAAAAGGAGGCCTGTGAACCGGGTATTTCCCCCCGGATGCTGCACGACCTCGCCGCGCTCATCGAAAGTGGAAAACTCCGGATGAACCTTGCGAAGTCCACCTTTGAAATGATGTTGGACACCGGGAAACCGGTCTTGGAGCTCGTCAGCGAGAGCGACATGGCCGGGATGGATGATGCTGCGCTGCAAAAGGCCTGCGAAGAGGTCGCCTCCGCGAATCCCAATGCGGTCGCGGATTACCGCGCGGGCAAGGAGAAGGCGATGAAGGCGCTTATTGGTGGCGTGATGAAAGCCACCCGGGGCAAAGCTGACGCCGCGAAAGCGGAGGAGATCCTGCTGCGTCTGATCGAACAGTGA
- the rbr gene encoding rubrerythrin translates to MKELKGTKTEANLLTAFAGESQARNKYTYYASKAKKEGFVQISNLFLETAANEKEHAEIWFKLLGGIGDTASNLADAAAGENYEWTDMYANFAKDAKEEGFDKIAYLFEMVAKIEKEHEERYRALLKNVDTKQVFEKTGVVIWQCSNCGHIHVGEKAPMVCPVCDHPQAYFQLQAKNY, encoded by the coding sequence ATGAAAGAACTCAAAGGCACCAAGACAGAAGCCAACCTGCTGACCGCATTTGCCGGCGAATCCCAGGCTCGCAACAAATACACCTACTATGCTTCCAAAGCCAAGAAAGAAGGCTTTGTCCAGATCTCCAATCTGTTCCTGGAAACTGCTGCGAACGAGAAAGAGCACGCGGAAATCTGGTTCAAACTGCTCGGCGGCATCGGTGACACCGCTTCCAACCTCGCGGATGCGGCCGCTGGTGAGAACTATGAGTGGACCGATATGTATGCCAACTTTGCCAAGGACGCAAAGGAAGAGGGCTTTGATAAGATCGCTTACCTGTTTGAGATGGTCGCGAAGATCGAAAAAGAACATGAAGAGCGTTACCGCGCCCTGCTCAAAAACGTCGACACCAAGCAGGTCTTTGAAAAGACCGGCGTCGTGATCTGGCAGTGCTCCAACTGCGGGCACATCCATGTCGGCGAAAAAGCTCCGATGGTTTGCCCGGTTTGTGACCATCCGCAGGCATATTTCCAGCTTCAGGCGAAAAACTATTAA
- a CDS encoding Fur family transcriptional regulator, whose translation MKYSRQRELIYQTVLHNPIHPSADTVHALVRTQEPNISLGTVYRNLNLLADQGKLLRIRVPNGSDRFDGWTEGHTHILCTHCGQVFDIPFQDLPGLEKQIHGIPDFTVTGYQLLVEGVCGNCMDNQDKKA comes from the coding sequence ATGAAATATTCCAGGCAGAGGGAGCTGATCTATCAGACCGTTTTGCACAACCCCATCCACCCAAGCGCCGATACGGTCCATGCTCTGGTCCGTACGCAGGAGCCCAATATCAGCCTCGGCACCGTCTACCGCAACCTGAATCTCCTGGCTGACCAGGGAAAACTCCTCCGCATCCGTGTTCCAAACGGTTCCGATCGTTTCGACGGCTGGACCGAAGGCCATACGCACATCCTCTGCACCCACTGCGGACAGGTGTTCGATATTCCGTTTCAGGATCTGCCCGGGCTCGAGAAGCAGATCCACGGCATCCCGGATTTTACAGTGACCGGTTATCAGCTCCTTGTGGAAGGGGTCTGCGGGAACTGTATGGATAACCAAGACAAAAAAGCGTAA
- a CDS encoding DUF975 family protein, whose product MWRRAQIKEEAKRILRNYYWMGFVVCLCYSIIMGVASGGSGSVSDVEYLIEDPTVRAGALMILGLISGVVGLVSLAITVFLKNVVEVGQYRFFMESRLAPSRFERLFHGFQCGSKNYGNIVFCLFLRDLWVFLWTLLLVVPGIIKGYQYRMVPYILAERPDMPYQRAFELSKQMTDGEKMEMFVLDLSFIGWWILGGLCCGIGVLFVNPYYQASWAELYTALREKAFTMGFSGPDELTGFQQNF is encoded by the coding sequence ATGTGGCGGCGTGCGCAAATCAAAGAGGAAGCGAAGCGTATCCTCAGAAATTACTACTGGATGGGCTTTGTGGTTTGCCTTTGCTACTCGATCATTATGGGGGTGGCTTCCGGCGGAAGCGGCAGTGTATCGGATGTGGAATACCTGATTGAGGATCCGACCGTCCGGGCGGGCGCCCTGATGATTCTGGGGTTGATTTCCGGAGTGGTGGGGCTTGTCTCGCTGGCGATCACCGTCTTTCTCAAAAATGTGGTCGAGGTCGGCCAGTACCGGTTCTTTATGGAAAGCCGGCTTGCACCGAGCCGTTTCGAGCGGCTGTTCCATGGGTTTCAGTGCGGCTCTAAGAATTATGGAAACATCGTGTTCTGCCTGTTTCTGCGGGACCTGTGGGTTTTTCTGTGGACGCTTTTGCTGGTTGTGCCAGGCATCATCAAGGGATACCAGTACCGCATGGTGCCTTACATTCTCGCGGAGCGTCCGGATATGCCGTACCAGCGGGCGTTCGAATTGAGCAAGCAGATGACCGACGGTGAGAAGATGGAGATGTTTGTGCTCGACCTGTCCTTCATCGGCTGGTGGATTCTCGGCGGACTCTGCTGCGGGATCGGCGTCCTATTCGTGAATCCATATTACCAGGCATCTTGGGCGGAGCTCTATACCGCGCTGCGTGAAAAGGCCTTTACAATGGGCTTTTCAGGCCCGGATGAGCTGACCGGTTTCCAGCAGAATTTCTGA
- a CDS encoding sodium/proline symporter, producing the protein MFEKILMIVIFFAVTVSIGVYCNRKAQNVGDFVLGGRNVGPWVTAFAYGTSYFSSVVFVGYAGQFGYNFGVAATWIGIGNALIGSLLAWVVLGRRTRVMTKHFESATMPDFFAKRYQCDALRVVSSVIIFIFLVPYSASVYKGLSGLFAMAFGIDFKWCVIGIAVLTGIYVVVGGYMAAALNDLVQGVIMIGGICVVIAAILNGRGGFTAALEQLSQVPVESAPQLSGALVSFFGPDPLGLLGVVILTSLGTLGLPQMVHKFYTIKNEKSIKAGTIISTVFALIIAGGSYFMGAFGRLYYTLPESGKPVFDNIVPEMLGSCLPDLLIGVVMILVLSASMSTLSSLVITSSSTFTLDFLKHLFMKDMTHKVQLRWIRLLCIFFVVLSVVLALNPNNLITTLMSLSWGALAGSFLGPFIYALFWRGATRASVWACFVTGIGINLWNFFAPFAPPTTAGAIAIVASLFVAPLVSLFTPKLSQAHLDVTFSCYDQTVPAPHKFMLDQVSE; encoded by the coding sequence ATGTTCGAAAAAATCCTGATGATCGTCATTTTCTTTGCAGTCACCGTTTCGATCGGCGTCTACTGCAACCGCAAGGCCCAGAACGTCGGCGACTTCGTGCTCGGCGGGCGCAATGTCGGCCCGTGGGTCACGGCGTTCGCTTACGGCACCTCCTACTTCTCGTCGGTCGTGTTCGTTGGCTACGCCGGGCAGTTTGGCTACAATTTCGGCGTCGCCGCCACCTGGATCGGCATCGGCAACGCGCTTATCGGCAGCCTGCTCGCCTGGGTCGTGCTCGGACGCCGCACCCGCGTCATGACCAAACACTTCGAATCTGCCACCATGCCCGACTTCTTCGCAAAGCGTTACCAGTGCGACGCACTGCGGGTTGTTTCGTCGGTCATCATCTTCATCTTTCTGGTGCCATACTCCGCGTCGGTCTATAAGGGCCTTTCCGGGCTTTTCGCAATGGCGTTCGGCATCGACTTCAAGTGGTGCGTCATCGGCATCGCGGTGCTCACCGGCATCTACGTCGTGGTCGGCGGCTACATGGCGGCCGCGCTCAACGACCTGGTGCAGGGCGTCATCATGATCGGCGGCATCTGCGTGGTCATCGCCGCGATCCTCAACGGTCGCGGGGGGTTCACCGCCGCGCTCGAACAGCTTTCACAGGTGCCGGTCGAATCAGCCCCGCAGCTTTCCGGCGCGCTCGTCTCCTTCTTCGGGCCGGACCCGCTCGGGCTGCTCGGCGTCGTGATCCTCACCAGTCTGGGCACATTGGGACTTCCGCAGATGGTACATAAGTTCTATACGATCAAAAACGAAAAATCAATCAAGGCCGGCACGATCATTTCGACCGTGTTCGCGCTGATTATCGCGGGCGGCAGTTACTTTATGGGCGCGTTTGGGCGGCTTTATTACACCCTGCCCGAATCCGGCAAGCCGGTCTTTGACAACATCGTCCCGGAGATGCTCGGCAGCTGCCTGCCCGACCTGCTCATCGGCGTGGTGATGATCCTGGTGCTTTCCGCCTCGATGTCCACCCTCTCCTCGCTGGTCATCACCTCCTCGTCGACCTTCACGCTCGATTTCCTGAAGCACCTCTTCATGAAGGACATGACCCATAAAGTTCAGCTTCGCTGGATCCGGCTGCTCTGCATCTTCTTTGTGGTGCTTTCGGTCGTGCTGGCGCTCAACCCCAACAACCTCATCACCACCCTGATGTCGCTTTCGTGGGGCGCGCTCGCCGGTTCTTTCCTTGGCCCGTTCATCTATGCGCTCTTCTGGCGCGGCGCGACTAGAGCGAGCGTCTGGGCCTGCTTTGTCACCGGCATCGGCATCAATCTCTGGAACTTCTTTGCGCCGTTCGCCCCGCCGACCACCGCGGGCGCGATTGCAATTGTGGCGTCGCTTTTCGTGGCGCCGCTCGTCAGCCTCTTTACCCCGAAGCTTTCACAGGCGCATCTGGATGTCACCTTCTCCTGCTATGACCAGACCGTCCCCGCGCCGCACAAGTTCATGCTTGATCAGGTGTCCGAATAA
- a CDS encoding superoxide dismutase: MYEHYPFDLAPLPYPCDALAPCISPETVKLHHGKHQAGYVEKLNAALENCPKYHCWPLERLLCECPQLPKNLQLAVHRNAGGVYAHELYFDGMTPSPVTSCPTGRLAKAIDCCFTSFECFKDVMTQTALDQFGSGWCWLCCEPDGKLRVLSTANQDTPLSMGLRPVIALDVWEHAYYLDYQNKRKDYVQNWWNLVDWEFAEQNYLLVFEKNS, translated from the coding sequence ATGTATGAACACTACCCGTTTGATCTCGCGCCCCTGCCCTACCCCTGCGACGCGCTCGCGCCCTGCATCAGCCCGGAGACTGTAAAGCTCCATCACGGCAAGCATCAGGCCGGCTATGTCGAGAAGCTGAACGCCGCGCTCGAAAACTGCCCCAAATACCACTGCTGGCCGCTCGAGCGGCTGCTCTGCGAATGTCCCCAGCTGCCGAAGAACCTCCAGCTCGCGGTGCATCGCAACGCGGGCGGCGTCTATGCGCACGAGCTCTATTTCGACGGCATGACGCCTTCACCGGTCACCTCCTGCCCGACCGGCAGGCTCGCAAAGGCCATAGACTGCTGCTTTACCTCGTTTGAATGCTTCAAAGACGTGATGACACAGACCGCCCTCGACCAGTTCGGCTCTGGCTGGTGCTGGCTGTGCTGCGAGCCGGACGGCAAACTGCGGGTGCTCTCCACCGCAAACCAGGATACGCCGCTTTCGATGGGGCTGCGGCCGGTCATTGCGCTCGACGTCTGGGAGCACGCCTATTATCTCGACTACCAGAACAAGCGCAAAGACTATGTTCAAAACTGGTGGAACCTGGTCGACTGGGAATTTGCAGAGCAAAATTATCTGCTGGTTTTTGAAAAAAACAGTTGA
- a CDS encoding N-acetylmuramoyl-L-alanine amidase, translating to MPNIYLSPSTQEWNHFVNGGTEEYWMNLIADAMEPYLRSSGIRFTRNTPQMTAASSIRQSNQGNYDLHLALHSNAAPEGEAGMRQGSEVYYYPTSVRGQRAADIIAENLKAIYPYPWLVKTVPTTYLGEVAKTRAPGVLIEFAYHDNPEDATWIKEHIGEIAENVVLSLTEYFDIPFIPAQPSRQGTVTLNWGYLNIRQKPSTDSPVIGRAWDGNPITVLGQWENWYVVDYYGTIGYVDDRYVKLSPKQ from the coding sequence ATGCCGAATATCTACTTAAGCCCCTCCACGCAGGAGTGGAACCATTTCGTGAACGGCGGCACCGAGGAATACTGGATGAACCTCATCGCCGACGCCATGGAACCGTACTTACGTTCAAGCGGGATCCGTTTTACCCGCAACACCCCGCAGATGACCGCTGCAAGCTCAATCCGGCAGTCGAACCAAGGCAATTACGACCTGCATCTCGCGCTGCACTCAAACGCCGCGCCCGAAGGCGAAGCCGGAATGCGGCAGGGTTCCGAGGTCTACTACTACCCCACCAGCGTTCGCGGCCAACGCGCCGCGGATATCATCGCGGAAAACCTCAAAGCGATCTATCCCTACCCGTGGCTGGTCAAAACGGTGCCGACCACCTATCTTGGCGAAGTGGCAAAGACCCGCGCCCCAGGCGTGCTGATCGAGTTCGCCTATCACGACAACCCGGAGGACGCCACCTGGATCAAGGAACACATCGGGGAGATCGCTGAGAATGTCGTGCTCTCGCTCACCGAATACTTCGATATCCCATTTATTCCGGCGCAGCCCTCCAGGCAGGGTACCGTTACCCTTAACTGGGGATACCTCAACATCCGCCAGAAGCCGTCCACCGATTCCCCGGTGATTGGGCGCGCCTGGGACGGCAATCCCATCACCGTGCTAGGCCAGTGGGAAAACTGGTACGTGGTCGATTACTACGGCACCATCGGCTATGTGGACGACCGCTACGTGAAGCTCAGCCCCAAACAGTAA
- a CDS encoding sensor histidine kinase, translating to MKAIRRFCRRCADWWLSVSIRRKMLLFTGAVIFMVLFVTLFSVGMVNLYLRDFNVILGDSYAVNAVLSDFEAENTSFFAYANYRTTENRQNYTMAMSETNQSMQNLRFDLETMDRHRYLQTQGLKVSHLTYREECTKLLRMTPDTDSYITQYYYVVKIGNYIEGYAKELLQTTVAKGNVSYHEKVETFRILPVLAVSVSLLTVILATLLCSLTVRQIINPLLKLAGAAKRIAANDMYVPDLRVQNRDEIGELVQTFNVMKHSMYQSITTLREKNEIESRLHLEEVQRINAEQMLKTAQMSLLQSQINPHFLFNTLNIISRMAKIEHAPDTEELIRRLANLFRYNLQTASERVTLTRELNIISDYMYIQRKRFGDRLGYVVDCRDVDTDQVMVPTFTLQPLVENAVIHGVAPKEEGGRIRIRIRMRGGRTVITVTDSGQGIPPELLAILMRGGKNHRGHLSGIGVGNVRTRIGTLHPGSTFRIFSRVGMGTAIRMELPDETAIKAEKGGTACTGS from the coding sequence GTGAAAGCAATCCGCCGTTTTTGCAGGCGCTGCGCCGACTGGTGGCTTTCGGTTTCAATCCGCCGCAAGATGCTCCTCTTCACCGGCGCCGTGATCTTCATGGTACTGTTTGTCACCTTGTTCAGTGTGGGCATGGTGAACCTTTATCTGCGCGATTTCAATGTGATCCTCGGGGACAGTTATGCGGTCAATGCGGTGCTCAGCGACTTTGAGGCGGAGAACACCAGTTTTTTTGCCTATGCCAATTACCGGACAACCGAAAACCGGCAGAACTATACAATGGCGATGTCCGAAACGAACCAGAGCATGCAGAACCTGCGGTTCGATCTGGAGACAATGGACCGACACCGCTATCTGCAGACCCAGGGCCTGAAGGTTTCGCACCTCACCTACCGGGAGGAATGCACCAAGCTGCTGCGCATGACTCCGGACACCGATTCCTACATCACCCAGTACTATTATGTGGTGAAGATCGGCAACTATATCGAAGGATATGCGAAAGAGCTTTTGCAGACCACCGTGGCAAAGGGAAATGTGAGCTACCATGAAAAGGTTGAGACTTTCCGCATCCTGCCGGTACTCGCGGTGAGCGTGAGCTTACTCACCGTGATCCTTGCCACGCTGCTCTGCTCGCTGACCGTGCGGCAGATCATCAACCCGCTTTTGAAACTTGCCGGCGCCGCCAAACGGATTGCCGCCAACGATATGTACGTCCCGGACCTCAGGGTCCAAAACCGGGATGAGATCGGCGAACTGGTGCAGACCTTCAACGTGATGAAGCATTCGATGTACCAGTCGATCACCACTCTGCGGGAGAAAAATGAAATCGAGTCCCGCCTGCATCTGGAGGAGGTCCAGCGCATCAACGCCGAACAGATGCTCAAGACGGCCCAGATGTCGCTGCTCCAAAGCCAGATCAACCCGCATTTCCTGTTCAACACTCTGAACATCATCTCCCGTATGGCAAAGATTGAGCACGCCCCGGATACCGAGGAACTGATCCGGCGGCTTGCGAACCTGTTCCGCTACAATTTGCAGACTGCCAGCGAACGTGTGACGCTTACGCGCGAGCTCAACATCATCAGCGACTATATGTATATCCAGCGCAAGCGGTTCGGCGACCGCCTGGGATATGTCGTGGACTGCCGGGATGTGGATACCGACCAGGTGATGGTGCCCACCTTCACCCTGCAGCCGCTGGTGGAAAACGCGGTGATCCACGGCGTCGCGCCAAAGGAAGAAGGCGGGCGCATCCGCATCCGCATCCGGATGCGCGGCGGCAGGACGGTCATCACTGTGACCGACAGCGGGCAGGGAATCCCCCCTGAGCTGCTTGCGATCCTGATGCGCGGCGGCAAGAACCACAGGGGACATCTTTCCGGGATTGGTGTGGGGAATGTGCGCACCCGGATTGGAACGCTGCACCCGGGCAGCACGTTCCGGATTTTCAGCCGTGTCGGGATGGGCACAGCCATCCGGATGGAACTGCCGGATGAAACAGCGATCAAAGCGGAGAAAGGGGGAACGGCATGTACCGGATCGTAG